The following are encoded in a window of Bacillus sp. SORGH_AS_0510 genomic DNA:
- a CDS encoding SDR family NAD(P)-dependent oxidoreductase, whose translation MTKFAFVTGANKGIGYETVRQLAEKDFHVFLGARNAEFGQKAIQSLGMSNVSFVQVDISNTQSIQDSVKNILEFTDHLDLLINNAGIALDFNILPSELTVGTLRQEFDVNFFGTFQMIQAFLPLVKKAPNGKIINLTTDMASQTMFDNGDVHPLNILGYNSSKTAVNALTLGFGKEFGTNGPEILGVTPGFTTTDLNGNAPGGKTPAEGAQIIVKYALSETNYNGKILNQNGIIPW comes from the coding sequence ATGACAAAATTCGCTTTTGTAACAGGAGCAAATAAAGGGATTGGATATGAGACTGTCCGTCAATTAGCAGAAAAAGATTTCCATGTATTTTTAGGAGCGCGCAACGCGGAATTTGGTCAAAAAGCTATACAATCTTTAGGTATGTCAAATGTTTCATTTGTCCAAGTGGACATTTCAAACACACAATCCATTCAGGACTCTGTTAAAAATATTCTCGAATTTACGGATCACTTAGATTTGTTAATTAATAATGCAGGGATTGCATTGGATTTTAATATTTTGCCAAGTGAATTAACCGTTGGAACCCTGCGTCAAGAATTCGATGTTAACTTTTTTGGTACATTCCAAATGATCCAAGCCTTCTTACCATTAGTTAAAAAAGCTCCAAATGGTAAAATTATTAATCTAACGACAGATATGGCTTCGCAAACAATGTTCGACAATGGCGATGTTCATCCACTAAATATTTTAGGCTATAATTCATCAAAAACCGCTGTGAATGCTTTAACATTAGGATTTGGTAAAGAGTTCGGTACGAATGGTCCAGAAATACTAGGTGTGACACCTGGTTTTACCACAACAGATCTTAATGGAAATGCTCCGGGAGGCAAAACACCTGCCGAAGGTGCGCAAATCATTGTTAAATACGCCTTAAGCGAAACAAATTATAATGGAAAAATTCTTAACCAAAACGGAATTATTCCTTGGTAA